Proteins co-encoded in one Patescibacteria group bacterium genomic window:
- the nusA gene encoding transcription termination/antitermination protein NusA: MIENILLAIEQISEEKGIKKEQVLEAIEQALAAAYRKDFGNKLQNIKIEFDPESGKMKAFDEKTVVKDAEENDDEEEEEEKNAETKEEEGEPIKRFNPKTEIYLSDAIKIKAKAIIDDIIKMPLEIPSNFGRIAAQTAKQVIIQRLRETEREVIYERFKEKAGTIISGVVQRIERQAIFVDVENTVAKMPYEEQVKEEKYFLEQKLKFYIVNVSMTPKGPEIIISRKHPDILKELFISEIPEIGNNLIKIEAIAREPGSRAKIAVWTKEKSIDPIGACIGQRGSRIQTIINEVGGEKIDIVEFDKDIEKYIANSLSPAKISSIKLKKKEKIAIVRVKKDQLSLAIGKFGQNVRLASRLTEWKISIEEEATKESLDDKQTKDKDAPEETVTTKDKIENEQKVVETKSTKSKAGGKKKLTDKKKTSKNTKKTKEKEKE; the protein is encoded by the coding sequence ATGATAGAAAACATTTTACTAGCAATTGAACAAATTTCCGAAGAAAAAGGAATTAAAAAAGAACAAGTTCTAGAAGCAATCGAGCAAGCTTTGGCCGCTGCCTATAGAAAAGACTTTGGGAATAAATTGCAAAACATAAAAATAGAATTTGACCCAGAATCTGGAAAAATGAAGGCCTTTGATGAAAAGACAGTAGTTAAAGATGCAGAAGAAAATGATGATGAAGAAGAAGAGGAAGAGAAGAATGCTGAAACAAAAGAAGAAGAAGGAGAACCAATAAAAAGATTTAACCCAAAAACTGAAATCTATTTATCTGATGCAATTAAAATTAAAGCAAAAGCAATCATAGATGACATCATTAAAATGCCATTAGAAATTCCTTCTAATTTTGGCCGAATAGCTGCCCAAACTGCCAAACAAGTAATAATCCAACGATTAAGAGAAACTGAAAGAGAAGTTATATATGAAAGATTTAAAGAAAAAGCAGGAACAATTATAAGCGGGGTTGTTCAAAGAATAGAAAGACAAGCCATATTTGTTGATGTAGAAAATACAGTTGCGAAAATGCCTTATGAAGAGCAAGTTAAAGAAGAAAAATATTTTTTAGAACAAAAACTTAAATTTTATATTGTTAATGTTTCAATGACACCAAAAGGACCTGAAATAATTATATCTAGAAAACATCCAGACATTTTGAAAGAATTATTTATTTCAGAAATTCCCGAAATAGGAAATAATTTAATAAAAATAGAAGCAATTGCCAGAGAACCTGGGTCAAGAGCAAAAATAGCTGTCTGGACAAAAGAAAAATCAATCGACCCAATAGGAGCTTGTATTGGCCAACGAGGAAGTAGGATTCAAACAATTATAAATGAAGTTGGCGGAGAAAAAATAGACATTGTTGAATTTGATAAAGATATTGAAAAATACATAGCCAATTCTCTTTCTCCAGCCAAAATATCGTCAATTAAACTAAAGAAAAAAGAAAAAATAGCTATTGTCAGAGTAAAAAAAGACCAACTCTCTTTAGCCATAGGAAAATTTGGACAAAATGTTCGTTTAGCGTCAAGGTTAACTGAATGGAAAATTAGCATTGAAGAAGAAGCAACAAAAGAATCACTAGATGACAAACAAACAAAAGACAAGGATGCTCCAGAAGAAACAGTCACAACCAAAGATAAAATTGAAAACGAGCAAAAGGTAGTCGAAACTAAATCTACTAAAAGCAAGGCCGGGGGAAAGAAAAAACTTACTGACAAGAAAAAAACCTCTAAAAATACAAAGAAAACCAAAGAAAAAGAGAAAGAATAA